The window GCGACGAAGGCCGGACTCACCCGCACCGGCCCGAACGAGTGGCCGCCGGTCGGCCGTCCGGAGTACCTGCGGCAGGAGGCGGAGATGAGCCTCCGCCGTCTGGGCCTCGAGCGCATCGACCTGTTCCAGCTGCACCGCATCGACCCGAAGGTCCCGCTCGAGGACCAGGTCGGCGAGTTGAAGAAGCTGCAGGACGAGGGCAAGATCCGGCACATCGGGCTGTCCGAGGTGTCGGTCGACGACGTCAAGGCCGCGCAGGAGATCGCCACGATCGTCTCCGTCCAGAACCTGTACAACCTGCAGAAGCGCGACGCCGAGGAACTCCTCGACTGGTCGACCGAGCAGGGCATCGCGTTCATCCCGTGGTTCCCGCTCGCGACGGGCGGCCTGACCGGCGAGGACTCGCCGCTCACCGAGATCGCCGAGCGGAAGGGCGCGTCGCCGGCACAGCTCGCACTCGCCTGGCTGCTCAAGCGCTCGCCCGTCGTCCTGCCGATCCCCGGCACGTCGAGCGTCTCGCACCTGGAGGACAACCTGCAGGGCGCGACCATCGAGCTCACCGACGAGGAGTTCGAGGAGCTGTCGAAGCTGGGTTCCTGACCCTTCGGTCGCGGACGCGACCCAAGGGCGGACGGGAGGCACGGTGCCAGCTGGCACCGTGCCTCCCGTCCGTCTCCCGCGCTTTCCACCTCCGCGCTTGCGGATGCATACGCGGTATGGGCATACTCGGTATGTCCACGGTGGACGAGAGACGGGGGAAGTGTCATGAGCGTACGGATGGGCGTACTCGCGCTGCTGGTGGGGGGACCCGGGTACGGGTACCAGCTCAGGGGGGAGTTCGAGCACCGCACCGGCGGGAGCTGGCCGCTGAACATCGGCCAGGTCTACACGACCCTCGACCGCCTGGAACGCGACGGCCTCGTGGCCCGCGGCGACACCGACGACGACGGCCACGTCGTCTACACGGTGACCGACGCGGGTCGCGGGGAAGTGGCGCGCTGGTTCAGTGAGCCGGTGCCGGCCAAGCGCGGCCGCGACGAGCTGGCGATCAAGTTCGCCCTCGCGGTCACCGTGCCCGGCGTCGACGTCGCCAAGCTCGTGCAGGTGCAGCGCGGGGCCGCGATCCGCAACCTGCAGGACCTGACGCGGCTCAAGCGCACGGCCGACCCGGCGACCGACCTGGCGTGGTCGCTCGTGCTCGAGTCGATGGTGTTCCAGGCCGAGGCCGAGGTGCGCTGGCTCGACCACGTGGAGTCGACCGTGGCGCGGTACCGGCCGGACGAGCACCCGGCGGCTGACGCCGGCTCCTCGTCCCCGACCGCTGCCGACGTCGCGCGGAGCGCACGGTGAGCGCCGCACCGCTCCTGCAGCTCGACGCCGTCAGCGTGCACTACGGCTCCGGTGCGAAGGCCGTCACGGCCCTGGCCGGCATCGACCTGGCCGTCCAGCGCGGCGAGATGGTCGCCGTGATGGGGACCTCGGGCTCCGGCAAGTCGACGCTGCTCGCCTGCGCCGGCACCCTGCTGCCGCCCACGAGCGGCGAGGTCCTGATCGACGCCGCGTTCGTGTCCGATCGGCCTGCCAAGGAACTCGCGGCCCTGCGCCGTCGCCTCATCGGGTTCGTGTTCCAGGACTTCAACCTGATCCCCTCGCTCACCGCCGTCGAGAACGTGGCGCTGCCGCTCGAACTCGACGGCTGGAAGGCATCGCAGGCCCGCCGCGCCGCGGAACTGGCGCTCGACAACGTCGAACTCGCACACCGCGCCGACGCCTACCCGGACGACCTGTCCGGCGGCCAGCAACAGCGCGTCGCGATCGCCCGGGGCGTGGTCGGTGAACGTCGGCTCGTGCTGGCCGACGAGCCGACCGGCGCACTGGACTCGCAGACCGGCGAGGTCGTGCTCCGCATGCTCCGACGACACGTGGACGCCGGAGCCGGTGCGCTCCTCGTCACCCACGACGCCCGGCACGCGGCCTGGGCGGACCGGATCGTCTTCCTGCGCGACGGTCGCGTGGTCGACGAGACCGTGTACTCGGGCGTCGAACTCGCCCTGGCGGACCGGAACGCGTCGTGAGCCGGCGTCGGCGTCGGGGGATCGGCCGGACGCCGTTCGCCCTCCGACCGGCGCTCCGCCTGGGGCGTCGACTGGCCTTCGCGAAGGCCGGTCGTGCGGCACTGATCATCGCGCTCATCGGCATCCCGACCGCCGGATTCGCCGCGGTGGCGGTCGTCGTGCAGTCGACGCAACCCACGACCTCGGAGTCGCTGGACTACGACCTCGGCAAGGCGGCGGCGCAGATGCGGGTGTCCGGACCGGACCTGCCCGGCATGCGGCAGGACCCGGTGCAGTGGCAGTTCACCGACTCGAAGCGGAACAGCCCGGTCACGAAGGCCGACGAGGACGCCCCGTTCGCGAACGTCCTCGCCCACGTGCCGGACGGTGCCCTGTCGATCCCGGTCGGCAGCACCCCCGTCGTGGTGCAGGGTCCGCGGGGCCCGGTGGGTCTGG of the Curtobacterium sp. TC1 genome contains:
- a CDS encoding PadR family transcriptional regulator, yielding MSVRMGVLALLVGGPGYGYQLRGEFEHRTGGSWPLNIGQVYTTLDRLERDGLVARGDTDDDGHVVYTVTDAGRGEVARWFSEPVPAKRGRDELAIKFALAVTVPGVDVAKLVQVQRGAAIRNLQDLTRLKRTADPATDLAWSLVLESMVFQAEAEVRWLDHVESTVARYRPDEHPAADAGSSSPTAADVARSAR
- a CDS encoding ABC transporter ATP-binding protein produces the protein MSAAPLLQLDAVSVHYGSGAKAVTALAGIDLAVQRGEMVAVMGTSGSGKSTLLACAGTLLPPTSGEVLIDAAFVSDRPAKELAALRRRLIGFVFQDFNLIPSLTAVENVALPLELDGWKASQARRAAELALDNVELAHRADAYPDDLSGGQQQRVAIARGVVGERRLVLADEPTGALDSQTGEVVLRMLRRHVDAGAGALLVTHDARHAAWADRIVFLRDGRVVDETVYSGVELALADRNAS
- a CDS encoding aldo/keto reductase, coding for MTTGTDTTNRPAAASGTFRIGGDLEVHRLGYGTMQLTGPGVWGPPKDHDEAVRVLKRAVELGVDFFDTADSYGPYVAEDLLHEALHPYGDDVVIATKAGLTRTGPNEWPPVGRPEYLRQEAEMSLRRLGLERIDLFQLHRIDPKVPLEDQVGELKKLQDEGKIRHIGLSEVSVDDVKAAQEIATIVSVQNLYNLQKRDAEELLDWSTEQGIAFIPWFPLATGGLTGEDSPLTEIAERKGASPAQLALAWLLKRSPVVLPIPGTSSVSHLEDNLQGATIELTDEEFEELSKLGS